The following DNA comes from Myxococcales bacterium.
TCACCTGCACCGCGCCAAGCCCGGTGGCGTCGGTTGCGAGAGGTTTGTCCGCTTTCTCCACCGCACGGCCAGTCGGCAGCGTGACGCCGGTCAGCAGCCCGATGCCCGGAACCAACCGAGACTCTCGGGCGAGCAGCAGGTCGTAGCGCGCCGACACGTTCACGTCGCCCAGCCCTCCGCCGGTCTCCGAACGCCCTCGAGTGCTGCGATGCGTCTCCACGAACGGGACCAGAACGCCGAGCTGCCCGCGGCCCAGCACTCGCGCCGCGGCATACACATTTTGCTCGAACCCCCACTCGCTGCTGCCTCTGGGCGCGGGAACATACTCGCCGCTCGCGTCGTGCGACCCGAAGACGTTGCTGGCGCGGAGCTGCACGCCGACTGCGGCGGAGTCGTGCAAGCCAAGGCGCGCCGGCGTCACCGCGCTCGACCCGGCACAGCACGCCTGCGCCCGAGCGGGAGCTGCCTGCGAGATCATCGCCAGAGCGAGCAAGCAACCGAATTTGGCGTCAGTGGACATCGAGCTGCACGATGGCCACGTCCGAGACGGCACCGGTGATGGTCATGCGAAGCTCCCAGCGGCCCGGCATGAATAGATTCACGTCCGACACGGTGTAGACGCCACTGTTGGCGGCCTTCGTCTTCGGCACGGTCGGTGTGCCGTGACCCATGGACGGCATTTCCGGCACGATATCGAAGAACAGAGCGTCCACCGGCGCTTGCGACGCCGCATCTTCGGCGAGCAAGCGCAGGGTGAGTATCCCCCGAGCCGGAGGCTGATCGGGCGAGGTCCAGACGGACACACGCAGTTGACCGGAGTCGCTGCTCACGGTCGTCAGCGGCTCGGCCTCGAAGCTCGCCTCGCCCTCTGGTTCGCTGCTGCCACAGGCGGTTGTCAGCAGGACCAGCAGCACCGAGAGGCTGGCCACCCGCGCGAATGCCCGCCCGGTCACGGCGCCGTCACCGAAAACGTGGCGAACCCGTTCTTCTTGGCCACGTCGGCTGGACTGCCATCGGTGGTGTAGGCCCTCCCGTTGACCTCGAGCTTGACGTAGACGCTGGTCGCGCTGCCGTGTGGCAAGCCGCTGAGCTCGGCCACACACCGCGCTTTGGGGTCGCAGCTCAGCGGCAACCAGGTCGTGCCGTCAACCGACGCCTGCAGCTCCAGCGACTGCACCGTCATCTGCTCCACACCTGCCGCGTCGACGAGCTTCAATCCAACCGCAGCGGGCGGCCAGACCATCATTCCCGCTTGCACGGTGGCGAGGAACAACGTGAGCTCGTGCCCGCCGGCCGTCACGGCCAAGGTGTCGCGGAACAGCAACCAGCTCCTCGGCTTCGCGCTGCCCATCGAGTCGATGGTGTCGGCGGCGTTCTTCAGCGCCGCGTGAGTGGTGTCCTGGTCCACCGGCGGCATGACCGCGAGACTCGATACGCCAACGGTTTCGGCGCCGACCGCGACGGCGAGCGACCACTCGCCTTGGGGGTTGCCACCCATGTCGACGGACGCCATTGGGAAGAAGAGCGTGCAGTCGTAGGTGCCGGGCGTGGCACTCTCCGTCACGGCGTCTTCGGGCACGGGTGCGCCGTGGGACATCATCGCCATCTTCATCAGCGGGCTCAGCTTCAGCGCCGAAGCCAACCCCGAAGCGGGCGCTCCGTCAGTGTTCTGGGTGAGCTCGAGCTCGAAGTGGGCCTTGCCCACGTGCAGGCCAGCCGGGTCGGCGACGAACTTGGCCGAGTACGCCGCCGCGGCGCCAGAGGCGCCGCCGCTCGCGCCGCCGCCAACTCCCGCGCCCGCACTACCTCCGGCGCCAGCCTCATCGCTCGATGAATCGCCGCAGGCCGCGACGAGGAACGCGCCCGCAAGGGAGCAGAGCGTCGTCAGCGGATGTCCGAGTTTCATCTTCAGTTCTCCTGTCTTCGTGCGACGCGAAGATGGTGCACAGCGGCTAGCTCGAACATGCGGCATGTTGTCGCAGCTGACGGCGATCACTCGCGGTGCGAGCGGTCGCACCGCCGACGAATCACCGGGCTGGCGCCGACCGCGCGCGGCGAGATGGGGCCGTCGGCGAGGCCATCGGGGCTCGCTCGCTCGGCTCTGCACTGCGGCGCTGCCTCGACGCTGACGGAGTCACCCGCGCCCACCAGATGGAAGGTTGACGAAATGTGAATTGACTCCATAATTGAATGCCATTCATTATTGAGTCCGGTTCATGAGCGACCGCCGAGCCAGAAAAAAGCAGGAAACGCGGGCGAAGATCGTGGCCGCGGCGACTCGGTTGTTCGCCGAGGGAGGGTTCGAGGCCACCACGATGGGGGCCATCGCCAAGGCCGCCGACATCGGCGTCGGGACTCTCTACAACTACTTCCGGGCGAAGGAGCGAGTGCTGCTGGGGGTCTTCGAGGCGCAGACGGAGACCCAGCTCGAGCTCGGGCGGCCAGTCGTGGAGGCCCCAGGCGACGACGCGGTCGCTGCGGTCTGCCGCCTGCTCGACGCCTACCTGCCGATGGTCGAGGCGTTCGACAAACCCGTGATGCGGGAGATGTTCGCCGCGTCGCTGCGGCAGCCGCCGGAGGCGCTCGAGGAGTTCGCGAGCTTGGACGCGAAGCTTGCCGGCCAAATTGGTGAGCTGCTCATGGCGCTCGTGGCGAAGGGCGCGGTTTCAGCCGAGGTCGAAATCGAGCACGCGTCCGTCGCGCTCTACGGCGCGTTCGTGCTGCCGGTGCTGCTCTTCTTGAGCATGCCCGACGTGGACTTCGAAGTGCTCCGAAGAATGGTCGAGGGGCAAGTGCGGACAATCTTCACGGGGCTCAGGCCCCGCTGAGACAGGAGAAATTGCATGTGTGCGAGCAAACGCCAGAGCTGGGCAGAAAATCGCGGGTTCGGTCGCCGCACGCTCTTGCTCGCCGGGTTGACCGGGGCGCTGTTCTTCGGCGCTCGC
Coding sequences within:
- a CDS encoding transporter, coding for MSTDAKFGCLLALAMISQAAPARAQACCAGSSAVTPARLGLHDSAAVGVQLRASNVFGSHDASGEYVPAPRGSSEWGFEQNVYAAARVLGRGQLGVLVPFVETHRSTRGRSETGGGLGDVNVSARYDLLLARESRLVPGIGLLTGVTLPTGRAVEKADKPLATDATGLGAVQVNGGVALEQVFGPWLVGLTGLVAYRAPRRVGGLRMALAPQYSALGTLAYVFDNGASVALSALYALEADASVDRRRVPDSSRRRMQGSISGAWPVDDQLSALGSVFSNPPVSSLGVNQSAAAGASLGVKWAFL
- a CDS encoding FixH family protein, translating into MASLSVLLVLLTTACGSSEPEGEASFEAEPLTTVSSDSGQLRVSVWTSPDQPPARGILTLRLLAEDAASQAPVDALFFDIVPEMPSMGHGTPTVPKTKAANSGVYTVSDVNLFMPGRWELRMTITGAVSDVAIVQLDVH
- a CDS encoding TetR/AcrR family transcriptional regulator, encoding MSDRRARKKQETRAKIVAAATRLFAEGGFEATTMGAIAKAADIGVGTLYNYFRAKERVLLGVFEAQTETQLELGRPVVEAPGDDAVAAVCRLLDAYLPMVEAFDKPVMREMFAASLRQPPEALEEFASLDAKLAGQIGELLMALVAKGAVSAEVEIEHASVALYGAFVLPVLLFLSMPDVDFEVLRRMVEGQVRTIFTGLRPR